From Xyrauchen texanus isolate HMW12.3.18 chromosome 9, RBS_HiC_50CHRs, whole genome shotgun sequence, the proteins below share one genomic window:
- the zyg11l gene encoding protein zyg-11 homolog isoform X2 yields MDEECPSSLTDISMAWVCHNLEVLCVAREDGSLQFCHCPLFPQELADQLLHNMADEGVLNNKTVGIFRNLEHLRLRRSYIQSSQISAESFKLALSPHKLQELNASHVHSDITISNVLHSLTANKDCRQGLQVLLMNGLNLHLEESEPGQASFSMLRGLKKLSLAWTDLNDAGLEDISSLPMLESLDISGTNITDLTPLLNCQSQLRSLTAHGLHKLEMPTPCLLSVLGKLHLLRHLDISNDRLVTDGDNLVQQLLEHSGILPHLVSLDVSGWRGVSDAAVQAFIEARPGMRFIGLLNTGTGSSELLSGDGNLKVAGETNLTQLCEALRRYSDRASFIQEVLVHLYSQTSDMEEPQPNILKLVSAGMRHHTKSLHVQLVATACVVNLTTMELVLGMPLHLMGTVVQQLLTAMKNFPNHQQLQKNCLLTLCSDHILQVVPFDRYEATKLMMVWLGNHEDLTLQRMAVAIVSILVSKLSTEEISELGAETFIIKQLLSITQQKASLGVVDATLKFALSALWNLTDETPMACRHFIQCQGLELYMELLESYYSESTIQQKLLGLLNNIAEVEELRVELMDEDLIEHMLTLLLNPMVEVGVRYFAGGILAHLTSIRGPAWGLDAELHHTVLEKLHSSILSWSSPEHYLVSYRTLQPFYSLLHVSQCSGVQLWALWAIQLVCSQNAAQYCSMLQTEGGTDILKVLRSHPDTHSDVKSLAENILRILEQQLHPAGPVQDFQ; encoded by the exons ATG GATGAAGAGTGCCCTTCCTCACTTACTGATATTAGTATGGCCTGGGTGTGCCACAACCTGGAAGTGCTTTGTGTTGCACGAGAGGACGGGTCACTGCAGTTCTGTCACTGCCCTTTGTTTCCTCAAGAGTTGGCTGACCAGCTTCTGCACAACATGGCTGATGAGG GGGTCCTCAACAACAAAACCGTAGGCATTTTCCGAAATCTCGAGCACCTGCGCTTGCGGCGATCCTACATCCAGTCCTCGCAAATCTCGGCTGAATCCTTCAAACTGGCTCTCAGCCCTCACAAGCTTCAAGAACTGAATGCTTCACATGTACATAGTGACATCACAATCTCCAATGTTCTCCACAGTCTAACTGCCAACAAAGACTGCAGGCAAGGCCTTCAGGTACTGCTGATGAATGGCTTAAATCTTCATTTGGAAGAAAGTGAGCCTGGGCAGGCTAGTTTCAGCATGCTTCGGGGCTTGAAGAAACTCTCTTTGGCCTGGACAGACTTAAATGATGCTGGTCTGGAGGacatctcctccctgcccatgcTAGAGAGTTTGGATATCTCTGGAACGAACATCACAGATCTAACGCCTCTGTTGAACTGTCAATCCCAGCTCAGATCCCTAACTGCTCATGGACTCCATAAGTTGGAGATGCCAACCCCCTGCCTTCTTTCAGTCTTAGGCAAGCTGCATTTGTTGAGACACCTGGATATATCCAATGACAGGCTGGTAACAGATGGAGACAACCTGGTCCAGCAGCTTCTGGAGCACTCAGGGATCCTTCCTCATCTTGTGTCCCTTGATGTGTCGGGCTGGAGGGGAGTAAGTGATGCTGCTGTTCAGGCGTTTATAGAGGCAAGGCCAGGGATGAGGTTCATCGGGCTGCTGAACACAGGTACGGGCAGCTCTGAGCTGCTGTCTGGAGATGGAAATCTGAAG GTGGCTGGAGAGACAAACCTGACCCAACTGTGTGAGGCCTTGAGGAGATATAGTGACAGAGCAAGCTTCATACAGGAGGTTCTTGTTCATCTCTACAGTCAAACCAGTGACATGGAGGAACCTCAGCCAAACATTTTAAAG TTGGTATCTGCTGGAATGCGACACCACACCAAGTCACTACATGTGCAGCTTGTGGCCACTGCATGTGTGGTTAACCTGACCACAATGGAGCTGGTGCTGGGAATGCCTCTACACCTGATGGGAACTGTAGTTCAACAACTGCTCACAGCCATGAAGAACTTTCCAAACCACCAGcag TTGCAGAAGAATTGTCTGCTTACCCTCTGCAGTGACCATATCTTACAGGTTGTCCCATTTGACAG ATATGAGGCCACTAAACTGATGATGGTGTGGTTGGGGAATCATGAAGACCTGACGCTCCAGAGAATGGCTGTGGCTATAGTCTCCATACTGGTGTCCAAG CTGAGCACAGAAGAAATCTCAGAGTTGGGTGCAGAGACATTTATCATCAAG CAGCTGCTGAGTATCACCCAGCAGAAGGCTTCACTGGGTGTTGTGGATGCAACACTGAAGTTTGCGCTGAGCGCTCTGTGGAACCTGACCGATGAGACACCAATGGCCTGCAGACATTTCATCCAGTGCCAAGGCCTGGAGCTCTAcatggagttgttggag TCTTATTACTCAGAGTCCACTATACAGCAGAAGCTTCTGGGCCTTTTG AATAATATTGCAGAGGTGGAGGAGCTGCGAGTGGAGCTGATGGATGAGGACCTGATAGAGCACATGCTCACTCTTTTATTGAACCCGATGGTGGAGGTGGGTGTCAGATACTTTGCTGGTGGAATTCTGGCACACCTCACCTCCATCAGGGGGCCCGCGTGGGGTCTGGATGCTGAGCTGCACCACACTGTCCTGGAgaaactg CACTCCTCTATCCTGTCATGGAGCTCTCCTGAGCATTACCTGGTTTCTTACCG gacTTTGCAGCCCTTCTATTCTTTGTTACACGTCTCACAGTGTTCTGGTGTTCAGCTCTGGGCTCTCTGGGCCATACAGCTCGTCTGCAGTCAGAACG CCGCTCAGTACTGTAGTATGCTCCAGACTGAAGGGGGAACGGACATTCTGAAGGTCCTGAGATCTCATCCAGATACACACAGTGACGTCAAGAGCCTGGCAGAAAATATCCTGAGGATCCTGGAGCAACAACTGCATCCTGCAGGCCCAG tgcaagattttcagtga
- the zyg11l gene encoding protein zyg-11 homolog isoform X4: MDEECPSSLTDISMAWVCHNLEVLCVAREDGSLQFCHCPLFPQELADQLLHNMADEGVLNNKTVGIFRNLEHLRLRRSYIQSSQISAESFKLALSPHKLQELNASHVHSDITISNVLHSLTANKDCRQGLQVLLMNGLNLHLEESEPGQASFSMLRGLKKLSLAWTDLNDAGLEDISSLPMLESLDISGTNITDLTPLLNCQSQLRSLTAHGLHKLEMPTPCLLSVLGKLHLLRHLDISNDRLVTDGDNLVQQLLEHSGILPHLVSLDVSGWRGVSDAAVQAFIEARPGMRFIGLLNTGTGSSELLSGDGNLKVAGETNLTQLCEALRRYSDRASFIQEVLVHLYSQTSDMEEPQPNILKLVSAGMRHHTKSLHVQLVATACVVNLTTMELVLGMPLHLMGTVVQQLLTAMKNFPNHQQLQKNCLLTLCSDHILQVVPFDRYEATKLMMVWLGNHEDLTLQRMAVAIVSILVSKLSTEEISELGAETFIIKLQQLLSITQQKASLGVVDATLKFALSALWNLTDETPMACRHFIQCQGLELYMELLESYYSESTIQQKLLGLLNNIAEVEELRVELMDEDLIEHMLTLLLNPMVEVGVRYFAGGILAHLTSIRGPAWGLDAELHHTVLEKLHSSILSWSSPEHYLVSYRTLQPFYSLLHVSQCSGVQLWALWAIQLVCSQND; this comes from the exons ATG GATGAAGAGTGCCCTTCCTCACTTACTGATATTAGTATGGCCTGGGTGTGCCACAACCTGGAAGTGCTTTGTGTTGCACGAGAGGACGGGTCACTGCAGTTCTGTCACTGCCCTTTGTTTCCTCAAGAGTTGGCTGACCAGCTTCTGCACAACATGGCTGATGAGG GGGTCCTCAACAACAAAACCGTAGGCATTTTCCGAAATCTCGAGCACCTGCGCTTGCGGCGATCCTACATCCAGTCCTCGCAAATCTCGGCTGAATCCTTCAAACTGGCTCTCAGCCCTCACAAGCTTCAAGAACTGAATGCTTCACATGTACATAGTGACATCACAATCTCCAATGTTCTCCACAGTCTAACTGCCAACAAAGACTGCAGGCAAGGCCTTCAGGTACTGCTGATGAATGGCTTAAATCTTCATTTGGAAGAAAGTGAGCCTGGGCAGGCTAGTTTCAGCATGCTTCGGGGCTTGAAGAAACTCTCTTTGGCCTGGACAGACTTAAATGATGCTGGTCTGGAGGacatctcctccctgcccatgcTAGAGAGTTTGGATATCTCTGGAACGAACATCACAGATCTAACGCCTCTGTTGAACTGTCAATCCCAGCTCAGATCCCTAACTGCTCATGGACTCCATAAGTTGGAGATGCCAACCCCCTGCCTTCTTTCAGTCTTAGGCAAGCTGCATTTGTTGAGACACCTGGATATATCCAATGACAGGCTGGTAACAGATGGAGACAACCTGGTCCAGCAGCTTCTGGAGCACTCAGGGATCCTTCCTCATCTTGTGTCCCTTGATGTGTCGGGCTGGAGGGGAGTAAGTGATGCTGCTGTTCAGGCGTTTATAGAGGCAAGGCCAGGGATGAGGTTCATCGGGCTGCTGAACACAGGTACGGGCAGCTCTGAGCTGCTGTCTGGAGATGGAAATCTGAAG GTGGCTGGAGAGACAAACCTGACCCAACTGTGTGAGGCCTTGAGGAGATATAGTGACAGAGCAAGCTTCATACAGGAGGTTCTTGTTCATCTCTACAGTCAAACCAGTGACATGGAGGAACCTCAGCCAAACATTTTAAAG TTGGTATCTGCTGGAATGCGACACCACACCAAGTCACTACATGTGCAGCTTGTGGCCACTGCATGTGTGGTTAACCTGACCACAATGGAGCTGGTGCTGGGAATGCCTCTACACCTGATGGGAACTGTAGTTCAACAACTGCTCACAGCCATGAAGAACTTTCCAAACCACCAGcag TTGCAGAAGAATTGTCTGCTTACCCTCTGCAGTGACCATATCTTACAGGTTGTCCCATTTGACAG ATATGAGGCCACTAAACTGATGATGGTGTGGTTGGGGAATCATGAAGACCTGACGCTCCAGAGAATGGCTGTGGCTATAGTCTCCATACTGGTGTCCAAG CTGAGCACAGAAGAAATCTCAGAGTTGGGTGCAGAGACATTTATCATCAAG CTACAGCAGCTGCTGAGTATCACCCAGCAGAAGGCTTCACTGGGTGTTGTGGATGCAACACTGAAGTTTGCGCTGAGCGCTCTGTGGAACCTGACCGATGAGACACCAATGGCCTGCAGACATTTCATCCAGTGCCAAGGCCTGGAGCTCTAcatggagttgttggag TCTTATTACTCAGAGTCCACTATACAGCAGAAGCTTCTGGGCCTTTTG AATAATATTGCAGAGGTGGAGGAGCTGCGAGTGGAGCTGATGGATGAGGACCTGATAGAGCACATGCTCACTCTTTTATTGAACCCGATGGTGGAGGTGGGTGTCAGATACTTTGCTGGTGGAATTCTGGCACACCTCACCTCCATCAGGGGGCCCGCGTGGGGTCTGGATGCTGAGCTGCACCACACTGTCCTGGAgaaactg CACTCCTCTATCCTGTCATGGAGCTCTCCTGAGCATTACCTGGTTTCTTACCG gacTTTGCAGCCCTTCTATTCTTTGTTACACGTCTCACAGTGTTCTGGTGTTCAGCTCTGGGCTCTCTGGGCCATACAGCTCGTCTGCAGTCAGAACG ACTGA
- the zyg11l gene encoding protein zyg-11 homolog isoform X3, translated as MDEECPSSLTDISMAWVCHNLEVLCVAREDGSLQFCHCPLFPQELADQLLHNMADEGVLNNKTVGIFRNLEHLRLRRSYIQSSQISAESFKLALSPHKLQELNASHVHSDITISNVLHSLTANKDCRQGLQVLLMNGLNLHLEESEPGQASFSMLRGLKKLSLAWTDLNDAGLEDISSLPMLESLDISGTNITDLTPLLNCQSQLRSLTAHGLHKLEMPTPCLLSVLGKLHLLRHLDISNDRLVTDGDNLVQQLLEHSGILPHLVSLDVSGWRGVSDAAVQAFIEARPGMRFIGLLNTGTGSSELLSGDGNLKVAGETNLTQLCEALRRYSDRASFIQEVLVHLYSQTSDMEEPQPNILKLVSAGMRHHTKSLHVQLVATACVVNLTTMELVLGMPLHLMGTVVQQLLTAMKNFPNHQQLQKNCLLTLCSDHILQVVPFDRYEATKLMMVWLGNHEDLTLQRMAVAIVSILVSKLSTEEISELGAETFIIKLQQLLSITQQKASLGVVDATLKFALSALWNLTDETPMACRHFIQCQGLELYMELLESYYSESTIQQKLLGLLNNIAEVEELRVELMDEDLIEHMLTLLLNPMVEFMYIESPHCQHSSILSWSSPEHYLVSYRTLQPFYSLLHVSQCSGVQLWALWAIQLVCSQNAAQYCSMLQTEGGTDILKVLRSHPDTHSDVKSLAENILRILEQQLHPAGPVQDFQ; from the exons ATG GATGAAGAGTGCCCTTCCTCACTTACTGATATTAGTATGGCCTGGGTGTGCCACAACCTGGAAGTGCTTTGTGTTGCACGAGAGGACGGGTCACTGCAGTTCTGTCACTGCCCTTTGTTTCCTCAAGAGTTGGCTGACCAGCTTCTGCACAACATGGCTGATGAGG GGGTCCTCAACAACAAAACCGTAGGCATTTTCCGAAATCTCGAGCACCTGCGCTTGCGGCGATCCTACATCCAGTCCTCGCAAATCTCGGCTGAATCCTTCAAACTGGCTCTCAGCCCTCACAAGCTTCAAGAACTGAATGCTTCACATGTACATAGTGACATCACAATCTCCAATGTTCTCCACAGTCTAACTGCCAACAAAGACTGCAGGCAAGGCCTTCAGGTACTGCTGATGAATGGCTTAAATCTTCATTTGGAAGAAAGTGAGCCTGGGCAGGCTAGTTTCAGCATGCTTCGGGGCTTGAAGAAACTCTCTTTGGCCTGGACAGACTTAAATGATGCTGGTCTGGAGGacatctcctccctgcccatgcTAGAGAGTTTGGATATCTCTGGAACGAACATCACAGATCTAACGCCTCTGTTGAACTGTCAATCCCAGCTCAGATCCCTAACTGCTCATGGACTCCATAAGTTGGAGATGCCAACCCCCTGCCTTCTTTCAGTCTTAGGCAAGCTGCATTTGTTGAGACACCTGGATATATCCAATGACAGGCTGGTAACAGATGGAGACAACCTGGTCCAGCAGCTTCTGGAGCACTCAGGGATCCTTCCTCATCTTGTGTCCCTTGATGTGTCGGGCTGGAGGGGAGTAAGTGATGCTGCTGTTCAGGCGTTTATAGAGGCAAGGCCAGGGATGAGGTTCATCGGGCTGCTGAACACAGGTACGGGCAGCTCTGAGCTGCTGTCTGGAGATGGAAATCTGAAG GTGGCTGGAGAGACAAACCTGACCCAACTGTGTGAGGCCTTGAGGAGATATAGTGACAGAGCAAGCTTCATACAGGAGGTTCTTGTTCATCTCTACAGTCAAACCAGTGACATGGAGGAACCTCAGCCAAACATTTTAAAG TTGGTATCTGCTGGAATGCGACACCACACCAAGTCACTACATGTGCAGCTTGTGGCCACTGCATGTGTGGTTAACCTGACCACAATGGAGCTGGTGCTGGGAATGCCTCTACACCTGATGGGAACTGTAGTTCAACAACTGCTCACAGCCATGAAGAACTTTCCAAACCACCAGcag TTGCAGAAGAATTGTCTGCTTACCCTCTGCAGTGACCATATCTTACAGGTTGTCCCATTTGACAG ATATGAGGCCACTAAACTGATGATGGTGTGGTTGGGGAATCATGAAGACCTGACGCTCCAGAGAATGGCTGTGGCTATAGTCTCCATACTGGTGTCCAAG CTGAGCACAGAAGAAATCTCAGAGTTGGGTGCAGAGACATTTATCATCAAG CTACAGCAGCTGCTGAGTATCACCCAGCAGAAGGCTTCACTGGGTGTTGTGGATGCAACACTGAAGTTTGCGCTGAGCGCTCTGTGGAACCTGACCGATGAGACACCAATGGCCTGCAGACATTTCATCCAGTGCCAAGGCCTGGAGCTCTAcatggagttgttggag TCTTATTACTCAGAGTCCACTATACAGCAGAAGCTTCTGGGCCTTTTG AATAATATTGCAGAGGTGGAGGAGCTGCGAGTGGAGCTGATGGATGAGGACCTGATAGAGCACATGCTCACTCTTTTATTGAACCCGATGGTGGAG ttCATGTATATTGAATCTCCTCACTGTCAGCACTCCTCTATCCTGTCATGGAGCTCTCCTGAGCATTACCTGGTTTCTTACCG gacTTTGCAGCCCTTCTATTCTTTGTTACACGTCTCACAGTGTTCTGGTGTTCAGCTCTGGGCTCTCTGGGCCATACAGCTCGTCTGCAGTCAGAACG CCGCTCAGTACTGTAGTATGCTCCAGACTGAAGGGGGAACGGACATTCTGAAGGTCCTGAGATCTCATCCAGATACACACAGTGACGTCAAGAGCCTGGCAGAAAATATCCTGAGGATCCTGGAGCAACAACTGCATCCTGCAGGCCCAG tgcaagattttcagtga
- the zyg11l gene encoding protein zyg-11 homolog isoform X1, which yields MDEECPSSLTDISMAWVCHNLEVLCVAREDGSLQFCHCPLFPQELADQLLHNMADEGVLNNKTVGIFRNLEHLRLRRSYIQSSQISAESFKLALSPHKLQELNASHVHSDITISNVLHSLTANKDCRQGLQVLLMNGLNLHLEESEPGQASFSMLRGLKKLSLAWTDLNDAGLEDISSLPMLESLDISGTNITDLTPLLNCQSQLRSLTAHGLHKLEMPTPCLLSVLGKLHLLRHLDISNDRLVTDGDNLVQQLLEHSGILPHLVSLDVSGWRGVSDAAVQAFIEARPGMRFIGLLNTGTGSSELLSGDGNLKVAGETNLTQLCEALRRYSDRASFIQEVLVHLYSQTSDMEEPQPNILKLVSAGMRHHTKSLHVQLVATACVVNLTTMELVLGMPLHLMGTVVQQLLTAMKNFPNHQQLQKNCLLTLCSDHILQVVPFDRYEATKLMMVWLGNHEDLTLQRMAVAIVSILVSKLSTEEISELGAETFIIKLQQLLSITQQKASLGVVDATLKFALSALWNLTDETPMACRHFIQCQGLELYMELLESYYSESTIQQKLLGLLNNIAEVEELRVELMDEDLIEHMLTLLLNPMVEVGVRYFAGGILAHLTSIRGPAWGLDAELHHTVLEKLHSSILSWSSPEHYLVSYRTLQPFYSLLHVSQCSGVQLWALWAIQLVCSQNAAQYCSMLQTEGGTDILKVLRSHPDTHSDVKSLAENILRILEQQLHPAGPVQDFQ from the exons ATG GATGAAGAGTGCCCTTCCTCACTTACTGATATTAGTATGGCCTGGGTGTGCCACAACCTGGAAGTGCTTTGTGTTGCACGAGAGGACGGGTCACTGCAGTTCTGTCACTGCCCTTTGTTTCCTCAAGAGTTGGCTGACCAGCTTCTGCACAACATGGCTGATGAGG GGGTCCTCAACAACAAAACCGTAGGCATTTTCCGAAATCTCGAGCACCTGCGCTTGCGGCGATCCTACATCCAGTCCTCGCAAATCTCGGCTGAATCCTTCAAACTGGCTCTCAGCCCTCACAAGCTTCAAGAACTGAATGCTTCACATGTACATAGTGACATCACAATCTCCAATGTTCTCCACAGTCTAACTGCCAACAAAGACTGCAGGCAAGGCCTTCAGGTACTGCTGATGAATGGCTTAAATCTTCATTTGGAAGAAAGTGAGCCTGGGCAGGCTAGTTTCAGCATGCTTCGGGGCTTGAAGAAACTCTCTTTGGCCTGGACAGACTTAAATGATGCTGGTCTGGAGGacatctcctccctgcccatgcTAGAGAGTTTGGATATCTCTGGAACGAACATCACAGATCTAACGCCTCTGTTGAACTGTCAATCCCAGCTCAGATCCCTAACTGCTCATGGACTCCATAAGTTGGAGATGCCAACCCCCTGCCTTCTTTCAGTCTTAGGCAAGCTGCATTTGTTGAGACACCTGGATATATCCAATGACAGGCTGGTAACAGATGGAGACAACCTGGTCCAGCAGCTTCTGGAGCACTCAGGGATCCTTCCTCATCTTGTGTCCCTTGATGTGTCGGGCTGGAGGGGAGTAAGTGATGCTGCTGTTCAGGCGTTTATAGAGGCAAGGCCAGGGATGAGGTTCATCGGGCTGCTGAACACAGGTACGGGCAGCTCTGAGCTGCTGTCTGGAGATGGAAATCTGAAG GTGGCTGGAGAGACAAACCTGACCCAACTGTGTGAGGCCTTGAGGAGATATAGTGACAGAGCAAGCTTCATACAGGAGGTTCTTGTTCATCTCTACAGTCAAACCAGTGACATGGAGGAACCTCAGCCAAACATTTTAAAG TTGGTATCTGCTGGAATGCGACACCACACCAAGTCACTACATGTGCAGCTTGTGGCCACTGCATGTGTGGTTAACCTGACCACAATGGAGCTGGTGCTGGGAATGCCTCTACACCTGATGGGAACTGTAGTTCAACAACTGCTCACAGCCATGAAGAACTTTCCAAACCACCAGcag TTGCAGAAGAATTGTCTGCTTACCCTCTGCAGTGACCATATCTTACAGGTTGTCCCATTTGACAG ATATGAGGCCACTAAACTGATGATGGTGTGGTTGGGGAATCATGAAGACCTGACGCTCCAGAGAATGGCTGTGGCTATAGTCTCCATACTGGTGTCCAAG CTGAGCACAGAAGAAATCTCAGAGTTGGGTGCAGAGACATTTATCATCAAG CTACAGCAGCTGCTGAGTATCACCCAGCAGAAGGCTTCACTGGGTGTTGTGGATGCAACACTGAAGTTTGCGCTGAGCGCTCTGTGGAACCTGACCGATGAGACACCAATGGCCTGCAGACATTTCATCCAGTGCCAAGGCCTGGAGCTCTAcatggagttgttggag TCTTATTACTCAGAGTCCACTATACAGCAGAAGCTTCTGGGCCTTTTG AATAATATTGCAGAGGTGGAGGAGCTGCGAGTGGAGCTGATGGATGAGGACCTGATAGAGCACATGCTCACTCTTTTATTGAACCCGATGGTGGAGGTGGGTGTCAGATACTTTGCTGGTGGAATTCTGGCACACCTCACCTCCATCAGGGGGCCCGCGTGGGGTCTGGATGCTGAGCTGCACCACACTGTCCTGGAgaaactg CACTCCTCTATCCTGTCATGGAGCTCTCCTGAGCATTACCTGGTTTCTTACCG gacTTTGCAGCCCTTCTATTCTTTGTTACACGTCTCACAGTGTTCTGGTGTTCAGCTCTGGGCTCTCTGGGCCATACAGCTCGTCTGCAGTCAGAACG CCGCTCAGTACTGTAGTATGCTCCAGACTGAAGGGGGAACGGACATTCTGAAGGTCCTGAGATCTCATCCAGATACACACAGTGACGTCAAGAGCCTGGCAGAAAATATCCTGAGGATCCTGGAGCAACAACTGCATCCTGCAGGCCCAG tgcaagattttcagtga
- the LOC127649018 gene encoding leucine-rich repeat-containing protein 52-like: MKLAVISRLSQLKHILLMFLVTVASSIPSGCPDRCVCDDQHVVQCAEQDLRRFPSGLPLTTRQLILSNNRISDLPALELNYLSDLMFLDCSNNSLTHISESTFGNLRKLAYLDLSFNSLCKIEEQTFRALESLVMLRLTDNPTLTDFHPQAFSQSSALQVLDISRNNLTRLNVSSLVALAELRSLGLSGNPWLCACDSEELCVWMHNHNFKFQEEGQTVCEGPPYLRGQRLSELGLWLRRQCHPGLGHQDYLFFVAIGFVIFAVGIIMAWTAGMVIVLCQRCAKWRKNRPNIDATEEDIKSGKRGHRG, encoded by the exons ATGAAGCTCGCAGTTATATCACGCCTATCGCAACTCAAACACATATTGCTGATGTTTTTGGTGACAGTGGCGTCCTCGATCCCTTCAGGCTGTCCAGACCGCTGCGTGTGTGATGACCAGCATGTTGTCCAGTGCGCTGAACAAGATCTCCGCAGATTTCCATCAGGACTTCCGCTGACCACGCGTCAACTCATCCTGTCCAACAACCGCATCTCTGACTTACCTGCGCTCGAGCTCAATTACCTGTCCGACCTCATGTTCCTGGACTGCAGCaataactcactcactcacatatcgGAATCCACGTTCGGGAACCTGAGAAAACTGGCATACCTGGACCTGTCATTCAACTCTCTCTGTAAGATAGAGGAGCAGACGTTCAGAGCACTGGAGAGTCTGGTGATGTTGAGACTGACGGATAACCCGACGCTGACAGACTTTCACCCGCAGGCTTTCTCTCAGTCGAGTGCCCTTCAGGTGCTGGACATCAGCAGAAATAATCTGACGAGGCTCAATGTGAGTTCACTCGTGGCATTGGCCGAGCTCAGGTCTCTCGGGCTGAGCGGGAACCCTTGGCTGTGCGCCTGCGACTCGGAGGAGCTCTGTGTCTGGATGCATAATCACAACTTTAAATTTCAAG AAGAGGGCCAGACGGTATGTGAGGGACCTCCTTACCTGCGGGGGCAGCGTCTGTCTGAGTTGGGCCTCTGGCTGAGAAGACAGTGCCATCCAGGCTTGGGTCATCAAGATTACCTGTTCTTTGTGGCCATTGGTTTTGTCATCTTTGCCGTGGGAATCATAATGGCATGGACAGCCGGTATGGTGATAGTGCTTTGCCAACGCTGTGCGAAATGGAGGAAGAACAGACCAAACATTGATGCGACAGAAGAGGATATTAAAAGTGGGAAAAGAGGACACAGGGGTTAA